One Fontisphaera persica DNA window includes the following coding sequences:
- a CDS encoding GTP-binding protein, protein MAIINQATKELQVKIVYYGPAKCGKTTNLEQVHANVQVASPEAKGKMVSLATSSDRTLFFDFMPLEAMAIKGYKTKFQLYTVPGQVIYNTTRQLVLRGVDGIVFVADSQYDKMQENVESFQNLIDNLKSLKLNLDDIPYVLQYNKRDLPNVAPIEYMEFLLNNRDVQVPSFPATATKCEGVFETMNMIVRMLLHKFINLGGRKIA, encoded by the coding sequence ATGGCGATTATCAATCAAGCCACGAAAGAGCTGCAGGTCAAAATCGTTTATTACGGGCCGGCCAAATGTGGCAAGACCACGAATCTGGAGCAGGTCCATGCCAATGTGCAAGTGGCCAGCCCGGAGGCCAAGGGCAAAATGGTTTCCCTGGCCACCAGCTCCGACCGCACCTTGTTTTTCGACTTCATGCCTTTGGAGGCCATGGCCATCAAGGGCTACAAAACCAAGTTCCAGCTCTATACCGTGCCCGGCCAGGTGATTTACAACACCACCCGTCAATTGGTGCTGCGCGGTGTGGACGGCATTGTTTTTGTGGCCGACAGCCAGTACGACAAGATGCAGGAAAATGTAGAGAGCTTTCAGAACTTGATAGACAACTTGAAATCGCTCAAGTTAAACCTCGACGACATCCCCTACGTGCTGCAATACAACAAGCGCGACCTGCCGAATGTAGCCCCCATTGAGTACATGGAATTCCTGCTCAACAACCGCGATGTGCAAGTCCCGTCGTTTCCGGCCACGGCAACGAAGTGCGAGGGGGTGTTTGAGACGATGAACATGATTGTGCGCATGTTGTTGCATAAATTCATCAATTTGGGCGGCAGAAAAATTGCGTGA
- a CDS encoding CDGSH iron-sulfur domain-containing protein, with protein sequence MGFPQLIEEDFQCLDQALKELLGKTDADAALLVEKAGHLIHLAGEQNAFPPDVLATLASNSFNAVQFMAGLLNEDKFPGLYQQGERCSTLMLNVDEHCMLVIIFRADISVGAVRYYAQETAKTIANQIKVAQERAPSVSFDLTDLNVADVQALFRRKDESPASAPAAEAAPEGAVAADPPEPETPMEPLMAKRSPYIVTLNAGAHWWCACGRSQNQPFCDGAHKGTGLKPLQVEVAESKRVALCGCKHTHNPPYCDGTHAKLPVS encoded by the coding sequence ATGGGTTTCCCGCAATTGATCGAGGAGGATTTTCAGTGCCTGGATCAGGCCCTGAAAGAGCTGCTCGGCAAGACCGATGCCGATGCCGCCCTCCTGGTCGAAAAAGCCGGCCATTTGATTCATCTGGCCGGCGAGCAAAACGCCTTTCCTCCAGATGTTCTGGCCACGTTGGCCTCCAATTCTTTCAATGCTGTCCAGTTCATGGCCGGCCTGCTGAATGAAGACAAGTTTCCAGGGCTTTATCAGCAGGGCGAGCGTTGCAGCACGCTCATGCTCAACGTGGACGAGCATTGCATGCTCGTCATCATTTTCCGCGCTGACATCAGCGTGGGCGCCGTGCGGTATTACGCTCAGGAAACGGCCAAAACCATCGCCAACCAAATCAAGGTGGCGCAGGAACGAGCGCCCTCGGTGAGTTTTGATTTAACCGACCTCAATGTGGCGGACGTGCAGGCCCTTTTCCGCCGCAAGGACGAATCTCCCGCCTCAGCGCCCGCTGCCGAAGCTGCGCCGGAAGGCGCTGTGGCAGCCGACCCTCCTGAACCTGAAACGCCAATGGAACCGTTAATGGCCAAGCGCAGTCCTTACATTGTCACGCTCAATGCGGGCGCCCACTGGTGGTGCGCCTGTGGCCGCTCCCAAAACCAGCCGTTTTGTGATGGAGCGCACAAAGGCACCGGCCTCAAGCCCCTGCAAGTGGAAGTGGCGGAAAGCAAGCGCGTGGCATTGTGTGGATGCAAGCATACGCACAATCCACCCTATTGCGATGGTACTCACGCCAAGCTGCCGGTGTCATAG